The Pseudomonas allokribbensis genome has a window encoding:
- a CDS encoding cbb3-type cytochrome oxidase subunit 3 yields the protein MVIEMSAGLIRGLGTVVVFVAFVGLTLWVFNRKRTPEFAEARLLPFADEPQPDPTQASETRSTRP from the coding sequence ATGGTCATTGAAATGAGCGCGGGGCTGATACGCGGCCTCGGCACGGTCGTGGTGTTCGTGGCCTTCGTCGGCCTGACCCTGTGGGTGTTCAACCGCAAGCGCACGCCGGAATTCGCCGAAGCGCGCCTGCTGCCGTTTGCCGACGAGCCGCAACCCGACCCAACCCAAGCATCTGAAACAAGGAGTACCCGGCCATGA
- a CDS encoding FixH family protein, which yields MPAANAASPWYKHLWPWIIIGILACSVTLTLSMVTIAVNNPDNLVNDNYYEAGKGINRSLDRELLAQNLKMRAAVHLDDVTGEVDLRLSGNSQPKTLELNLISPTQPDKDRKIVLTRSETETGRYIGQLSDKIEGRRFVELLGSQDDHVWRMFEEEVVSHDKDLLLGDEPLQGAEDLKK from the coding sequence ATGCCCGCAGCAAACGCCGCAAGCCCTTGGTACAAGCATCTCTGGCCATGGATCATCATCGGGATTCTGGCCTGCTCGGTGACCCTGACGCTGTCCATGGTGACCATTGCGGTAAACAACCCGGACAACCTGGTCAACGACAACTACTACGAGGCCGGCAAAGGCATCAACCGTTCGCTGGATCGCGAACTGCTGGCGCAGAACCTGAAGATGCGCGCTGCCGTGCATCTGGATGACGTCACCGGTGAAGTCGATCTGCGGTTGAGCGGCAACAGCCAGCCGAAGACCCTTGAGCTGAACCTGATCTCGCCGACCCAGCCGGACAAGGATCGCAAGATTGTCCTGACCCGCAGTGAAACCGAAACCGGCCGCTATATTGGCCAGTTGAGCGACAAGATCGAAGGCCGGCGCTTTGTGGAACTGCTGGGTTCGCAGGACGATCACGTGTGGCGGATGTTTGAAGAAGAAGTAGTCAGCCATGACAAGGATTTGTTGTTGGGTGATGAACCGCTGCAAGGTGCTGAAGACCTGAAGAAATAA
- the ccoO gene encoding cytochrome-c oxidase, cbb3-type subunit II has product MKHEAVEKNIGLLAFFMVIAVSVGGLTQIVPLFFQDVTNKPVEGMKPRTALELEGRDVYIANGCVGCHSQMIRPFRAETERYGHYSVAGESVWDHPFLWGSKRTGPDLARVGGRYSDDWQRAHLYNPRNVVPESKMPAYPFLVENKLDGKDTAKKMEVLRTLGVPYTDEDIAGAKDAVKGKTEMDALVAYLQGLGTIIKSKR; this is encoded by the coding sequence ATGAAGCATGAAGCTGTCGAGAAGAATATTGGCCTGCTGGCCTTCTTCATGGTCATCGCCGTCAGCGTCGGTGGCCTGACCCAAATCGTTCCGCTGTTTTTCCAGGACGTCACCAACAAGCCGGTCGAAGGCATGAAGCCGCGCACCGCCCTTGAACTGGAAGGCCGCGACGTTTACATCGCCAACGGCTGTGTCGGCTGCCACTCGCAGATGATCCGTCCGTTCCGTGCCGAAACCGAACGCTACGGCCACTACTCGGTCGCCGGTGAAAGCGTCTGGGATCACCCGTTCCTGTGGGGTTCCAAACGTACCGGCCCGGACCTGGCCCGTGTCGGCGGTCGTTACTCCGATGACTGGCAGCGTGCGCACTTGTACAACCCGCGCAACGTTGTGCCTGAGTCGAAAATGCCGGCTTACCCGTTCCTCGTGGAAAACAAGCTCGACGGCAAAGACACGGCCAAGAAAATGGAAGTGTTGCGCACGCTCGGCGTCCCTTACACCGACGAAGACATTGCCGGTGCAAAAGACGCTGTGAAGGGTAAAACCGAAATGGACGCGCTGGTGGCCTATCTGCAAGGCCTGGGCACCATCATCAAAAGCAAACGGTGA
- the ccoO gene encoding cytochrome-c oxidase, cbb3-type subunit II, whose amino-acid sequence MKHETIEKNVGLLMLLMVFAVSIGGLTQIVPLFFQDVTNKPVEGMKPYTALQLEGRDIYIREGCVGCHSQMIRPFRAETERYGHYSVAGESVWDHPFLWGSKRTGPDLARVGARYSDDWHRAHLYNPRNVVPESKMPAYPWLVTQPVDSSHTETKLKVMRTLGVPYTDDDISGAVASLKGKTEMDALVSYLQVLGTAIKSKR is encoded by the coding sequence ATGAAACACGAAACGATTGAAAAGAACGTCGGCCTGCTGATGCTGCTGATGGTGTTCGCCGTGAGCATCGGCGGCCTGACCCAGATCGTCCCGCTGTTCTTCCAGGACGTGACCAACAAACCGGTGGAAGGCATGAAGCCCTACACCGCGCTGCAACTGGAAGGCCGTGACATCTACATCCGCGAAGGCTGCGTCGGCTGCCACTCGCAGATGATCCGTCCGTTCCGCGCCGAAACCGAACGCTACGGCCACTACTCGGTGGCCGGTGAAAGCGTGTGGGATCACCCGTTCCTGTGGGGCTCGAAACGTACCGGTCCGGACCTGGCCCGGGTTGGCGCGCGCTACTCGGATGACTGGCACCGTGCGCACTTGTACAACCCGCGCAACGTTGTGCCGGAATCGAAAATGCCGGCCTACCCATGGCTGGTCACCCAACCGGTCGACAGCAGCCACACCGAAACCAAGCTCAAGGTCATGCGCACCCTCGGCGTGCCGTACACCGATGACGACATCAGCGGCGCGGTGGCCAGCCTCAAGGGCAAGACCGAAATGGACGCCCTCGTCTCCTACCTGCAGGTGCTTGGCACTGCGATCAAGAGCAAGAGGTGA
- the ccoP gene encoding cytochrome-c oxidase, cbb3-type subunit III yields MTTFWSLYVTVLSLGTIFSLTWLLLSTRKGQRAEQTDETVGHSFDGIEEYDNPLPKWWFMLFVGTIVFALGYLVLYPGLGNWKGLLPGYNYLDNDKQTAFANGQTGWTGVHEWEKEMARSDAKFGPIFAKFAAMPIEEVAKDPQALKMGGRLFASNCSVCHGSDAKGAYGFPNLTDADWRWGGEPETIKTTIMGGRHAVMPAWAEVIGEQGVADVAAFVLTNLDGRKLPEGTKADPVAGQKLFATNCVACHGPEGKGTPAMGAPNLTHPAAFIYGSSFAQLQQTIRYGRQGQMPAQEQLQGNDKVHLLAAYVYSLSHGEKAPEAEAQ; encoded by the coding sequence ATGACTACATTCTGGAGTCTGTACGTCACAGTCCTCAGTCTCGGTACGATCTTTTCCCTGACCTGGCTGTTGCTGTCGACCCGCAAGGGTCAGCGCGCCGAGCAGACCGACGAGACGGTCGGCCACTCCTTCGACGGGATCGAGGAGTACGACAACCCGCTGCCGAAATGGTGGTTCATGCTGTTCGTGGGCACCATCGTCTTCGCTCTGGGTTATCTGGTGCTGTACCCGGGCCTGGGCAACTGGAAAGGTCTGCTGCCGGGCTACAACTACCTCGATAACGACAAGCAGACCGCGTTCGCCAACGGCCAGACCGGCTGGACCGGCGTTCACGAGTGGGAAAAGGAAATGGCTCGTTCGGACGCCAAGTTTGGTCCGATCTTCGCCAAGTTCGCCGCCATGCCGATCGAAGAAGTAGCGAAGGATCCGCAAGCCCTGAAGATGGGCGGCCGTCTGTTCGCCTCCAACTGCTCGGTCTGCCACGGTTCCGACGCCAAGGGCGCTTATGGTTTCCCTAACCTGACCGACGCCGACTGGCGCTGGGGCGGCGAGCCGGAAACCATCAAGACCACCATCATGGGCGGTCGTCACGCCGTGATGCCAGCCTGGGCTGAAGTCATTGGTGAGCAAGGCGTAGCCGACGTGGCGGCATTCGTGCTGACCAACCTCGATGGCCGCAAGCTGCCGGAAGGCACCAAGGCTGACCCGGTTGCCGGCCAGAAACTGTTCGCGACCAACTGCGTGGCCTGCCACGGTCCGGAAGGCAAAGGCACGCCAGCAATGGGCGCACCCAACCTGACTCACCCGGCCGCGTTCATCTACGGTTCGAGCTTCGCGCAACTGCAGCAGACCATCCGTTACGGCCGTCAGGGCCAGATGCCTGCCCAGGAACAACTGCAAGGCAACGACAAGGTTCACCTGCTGGCGGCTTATGTTTACAGCCTGTCCCATGGTGAAAAAGCACCGGAAGCCGAGGCTCAGTAA
- the ccoP gene encoding cytochrome-c oxidase, cbb3-type subunit III, protein MTTFWSTWICVLTIGSLIGLTWLLVGTRRGETKGSVDQTMGHSFDGIEEYDNPLPQWWFMLFAGTLVFSVGYLILYPGLGNWKGILPGYEDGWTGVHEWEKEMSKADAKFGPIFAKFAAMPVEEVAKDPQALKMGGRLFASNCSVCHGSDAKGAFGFPNLADQDWRWGGSAETIKTTIMGGRIAAMPAWGESLGEAGVKNVAAYVRHELAGLPLPADNKADLQAGQQTFSTMCVACHGATGQGTEAMGAPNLTHPAGFIYGTSLTQLEQTIRHGRQGHMPAQNELLGNDKVQLLAAYVYSLSHGLNTEKLITEDNK, encoded by the coding sequence ATGACCACCTTCTGGAGTACGTGGATCTGCGTACTGACCATCGGCAGCCTGATCGGCCTGACCTGGCTGCTGGTCGGCACCCGTCGGGGCGAGACCAAGGGCAGCGTCGACCAGACCATGGGCCACAGCTTCGACGGCATCGAGGAGTACGACAACCCGCTGCCGCAGTGGTGGTTCATGCTGTTCGCCGGCACGCTGGTGTTTTCCGTGGGCTATCTGATCCTTTACCCGGGTCTCGGTAACTGGAAAGGCATCCTGCCCGGCTACGAGGACGGCTGGACCGGCGTCCACGAGTGGGAAAAGGAAATGAGCAAGGCTGACGCCAAGTTCGGGCCGATCTTCGCCAAATTCGCCGCGATGCCGGTGGAAGAAGTGGCGAAGGATCCGCAGGCGCTGAAAATGGGCGGCCGTCTGTTCGCGTCCAACTGCTCGGTGTGCCACGGCTCGGACGCCAAGGGTGCCTTCGGCTTCCCTAACCTCGCCGACCAGGACTGGCGCTGGGGCGGCAGTGCCGAGACGATCAAGACCACCATCATGGGTGGCCGGATCGCGGCGATGCCGGCCTGGGGCGAGTCGCTCGGTGAGGCGGGTGTGAAAAACGTCGCGGCGTACGTGCGTCACGAGCTGGCCGGACTGCCACTGCCGGCGGACAACAAGGCCGACCTGCAAGCAGGACAGCAAACGTTCAGCACCATGTGCGTAGCCTGTCATGGGGCAACCGGCCAGGGCACTGAAGCCATGGGTGCGCCGAATCTGACGCACCCGGCCGGTTTCATCTATGGCACCAGCCTGACCCAGCTTGAACAGACCATTCGCCATGGTCGTCAGGGCCACATGCCGGCTCAGAACGAGCTGCTGGGTAACGATAAAGTGCAATTGCTGGCGGCTTATGTGTACAGCCTTAGCCATGGATTGAATACAGAAAAACTGATTACTGAAGACAATAAATAG
- a CDS encoding CcoQ/FixQ family Cbb3-type cytochrome c oxidase assembly chaperone, translating to MDIGMIRGLGTVVVMVAFIGLALWVFSPKRKSEFEDATLLPFADDPEAIKHVEQASRSNKE from the coding sequence ATGGATATCGGGATGATTCGAGGCCTGGGCACCGTTGTCGTGATGGTTGCCTTCATCGGTCTGGCGTTGTGGGTGTTCAGCCCCAAGCGCAAGTCGGAGTTTGAAGACGCGACCTTGCTGCCCTTCGCGGATGATCCCGAAGCCATCAAGCACGTCGAGCAAGCTTCTAGGAGTAACAAAGAATGA
- a CDS encoding heavy metal translocating P-type ATPase, whose amino-acid sequence MTTPLPCYHCALPVPTGSRFTAVVLGESREFCCPGCQAVAEAIVAGGLESYYQHRSEASANPEALPVQLVDELALYDRADVQQPFVRHEGELAETTLLMEGISCAACGWLIEKHLRTLPAVAEARLNLSNHRLHVRWADAQLPLSQILGELRHIGYAAHPYQADRASEQLASENRLALRQLGVAGLLWFQAMMATMATWPEFNIDLSPELHTILRWVALFLTTPIVFYSCAPFFKGAMRDLRTRHLTMDVSVSLAIGAAYVAGIWTSITGVGELYFDAVGMFALFLLAGRYLERRARERTAAATAQLVNLLPASCLRLDDAGQSERILLSELRLGDRVLVQPGSVLPADGKILDGQSSIDESLLTGEYLPQPRTLGDAVTAGTLNVEGALTVEVQALGQDTRLSAIVRLLDRAQAEKPRLAEIADRAAQWFLLLSLIAAAAIGLLWWELDSSRAFWIVLAMLVATCPCALSLATPTALTAATGTLHKLGLLLTRGHVLEGLNQIDTVIFDKTGTLTEGRLVLRSIRPLGALDSDQCLSLAAALENRSEHPIARAFGRAPLAAEEVHSTPGLGLEGLVGAQRLRIGQADFVCDLSGAPVPSMPDEPGQWLLLGDAQGPLAWFVLDDRLRADAPALLAACKARGWHTLLLSGDSSPMVASVAAELGIDEARGGLRPDDKLQVLQQLHKDGRKVLMLGDGVNDVPVLAAADISVAMGSATDLAKTSADAVLLSNRLDALVQAFSLARRTRRVIIENLLWAALYNGLMLPFAALGWITPVWAAVGMSISSLTVVLNALRLTRLPSAPAVSASSETRPLPA is encoded by the coding sequence ATGACCACCCCACTCCCCTGCTACCACTGTGCCCTGCCCGTTCCGACGGGCAGCCGCTTCACCGCCGTCGTCCTCGGGGAGTCCCGCGAGTTCTGCTGCCCCGGCTGTCAGGCCGTGGCCGAAGCCATCGTCGCTGGCGGGCTGGAAAGTTATTACCAGCACCGCAGCGAAGCCTCGGCCAACCCCGAAGCATTGCCGGTGCAACTGGTGGATGAGCTGGCGCTGTACGACCGCGCCGACGTGCAACAACCTTTCGTTCGCCACGAAGGCGAACTGGCCGAAACCACCCTGTTGATGGAAGGCATCAGTTGCGCCGCGTGCGGCTGGCTGATCGAGAAACACCTGCGCACGCTGCCCGCCGTGGCCGAGGCGCGGTTGAACCTGTCCAACCATCGCTTGCACGTGCGCTGGGCTGACGCCCAATTGCCGCTGAGCCAGATCCTCGGCGAACTGCGCCACATCGGCTACGCCGCGCACCCGTATCAGGCCGACCGCGCCAGCGAACAACTGGCCAGCGAAAACCGCCTCGCCCTGCGCCAACTCGGGGTCGCCGGGCTGCTGTGGTTCCAGGCGATGATGGCGACCATGGCGACATGGCCGGAATTCAACATCGACCTCAGCCCCGAGTTGCACACCATCCTGCGCTGGGTCGCGCTGTTCCTCACCACACCGATCGTGTTCTACAGCTGCGCACCGTTTTTCAAAGGCGCCATGCGCGATTTACGCACTCGCCACCTGACCATGGACGTCTCGGTCTCGCTGGCGATCGGTGCGGCTTATGTCGCCGGGATCTGGACCTCGATCACCGGGGTCGGCGAGCTGTATTTCGACGCGGTGGGCATGTTCGCCCTGTTCCTGTTGGCCGGGCGCTATCTGGAACGCCGCGCCCGGGAACGCACCGCCGCTGCCACCGCGCAACTGGTCAATCTATTGCCGGCTTCGTGCCTGCGCCTCGACGACGCCGGCCAGAGCGAACGCATCCTGCTCAGCGAACTGCGCCTTGGTGACCGGGTGCTGGTTCAACCGGGTTCTGTGCTGCCGGCGGACGGCAAGATCCTCGACGGCCAGTCGAGTATTGATGAGTCGCTGCTGACCGGCGAATACCTGCCACAGCCGCGCACATTGGGCGATGCAGTCACCGCCGGCACGCTGAATGTGGAAGGTGCGCTGACCGTCGAAGTGCAGGCGCTGGGTCAGGACACGCGGTTGTCGGCCATCGTCCGCCTGCTGGATCGCGCCCAGGCGGAAAAACCTCGGCTGGCGGAAATCGCCGACCGCGCCGCGCAGTGGTTCCTGTTGCTGTCGTTGATCGCCGCGGCCGCCATCGGCCTGTTGTGGTGGGAGCTGGATTCGTCGCGGGCGTTCTGGATCGTCCTCGCAATGCTGGTCGCCACCTGCCCGTGCGCGCTGTCGCTGGCGACGCCGACCGCCCTCACCGCCGCCACCGGCACCCTGCACAAACTCGGCCTGCTGCTCACGCGCGGTCATGTGCTGGAAGGCCTGAACCAGATCGACACCGTGATCTTCGACAAGACCGGCACCCTCACCGAGGGGCGTCTGGTGCTGCGTTCGATACGCCCGCTCGGCGCACTCGACAGCGATCAGTGCCTGAGCCTGGCCGCCGCGCTGGAAAACCGCTCGGAACACCCGATTGCCCGGGCCTTTGGTCGGGCGCCGCTGGCCGCTGAAGAGGTTCACAGCACTCCGGGGCTGGGGCTTGAAGGATTGGTCGGAGCACAGCGCTTGCGTATCGGTCAGGCCGATTTTGTCTGCGACCTGAGCGGCGCGCCTGTACCGTCGATGCCCGATGAACCGGGCCAATGGTTGTTGCTCGGTGACGCTCAGGGGCCGCTGGCCTGGTTCGTCCTTGATGATCGCCTGCGCGCCGACGCCCCGGCCCTGCTCGCCGCGTGCAAGGCGCGCGGCTGGCACACGCTGCTGCTGTCGGGCGACAGTTCGCCGATGGTCGCCAGTGTCGCTGCCGAACTGGGCATCGACGAGGCCCGGGGCGGTCTGCGTCCGGACGACAAGCTGCAAGTGCTGCAACAACTGCACAAGGACGGCCGCAAGGTGTTGATGCTTGGCGACGGGGTCAACGACGTGCCGGTATTGGCTGCCGCCGACATCAGCGTGGCGATGGGCTCGGCCACTGATCTTGCGAAAACCAGTGCCGATGCGGTGTTGCTGTCCAACCGTCTCGACGCCCTCGTACAAGCCTTCTCGCTCGCCCGTCGCACACGGCGGGTGATCATCGAGAACCTGTTGTGGGCCGCGCTGTACAATGGCCTCATGTTGCCGTTCGCCGCCCTCGGCTGGATCACTCCGGTGTGGGCCGCCGTCGGCATGTCGATCAGTTCGCTGACCGTGGTGCTCAACGCCCTGCGCCTGACTCGCCTGCCGAGTGCGCCGGCCGTCAGCGCCTCGTCAGAAACCCGCCCGCTGCCGGCCTGA
- the ccoN gene encoding cytochrome-c oxidase, cbb3-type subunit I, translated as MSTAISPTAYNYKVVRQFAIMTVVWGILGMGLGVFIASQLVWPELNFGLPWTSFGRLRPLHTNLVIFAFGGCALFATSYYVVQRTCQTRLISDSLAAFTFWGWQAVIVGAIITLPLGYTTTKEYAELEWPLAILLAIVWVTYGLVFFGTITKRKTKHIYVGNWFYGAFIVVTAMLHIVNHASLPVSFFKSYSAYAGATDAMIQWWYGHNAVGFFLTTGFLGMMYYFVPKQAERPIYSYRLSIVHFWALITLYIWAGPHHLHYTALPDWAQSLGMAMSIILLAPSWGGMINGMMTLSGAWHKLRTDPILRFLVVSLAFYGMSTFEGPMMAIKTVNSLSHYTDWTIGHVHAGALGWVAMISIGAIYHMIPKLFGRAQMHSVGLINAHFWLATIGTVLYIASMWVNGITQGLMWRAINDDGTLTYSFVEALQASHPGYIVRALGGAFFASGMFLMAYNVWRTVRASDPAEAEAAAKIAVVGAH; from the coding sequence ATGAGCACAGCAATCAGTCCGACTGCTTATAACTATAAGGTAGTCCGCCAGTTCGCCATCATGACGGTGGTCTGGGGGATCCTTGGCATGGGGCTCGGTGTCTTCATTGCCTCGCAACTGGTCTGGCCGGAGTTGAACTTCGGTCTGCCGTGGACGAGCTTTGGACGCCTGCGCCCGTTGCACACAAACCTGGTGATTTTCGCCTTCGGTGGTTGTGCACTGTTTGCCACTTCCTACTATGTCGTGCAGCGAACCTGCCAGACGCGACTGATTTCCGACAGCCTCGCGGCCTTCACCTTCTGGGGATGGCAAGCGGTCATCGTCGGCGCGATCATTACCCTGCCGCTGGGTTACACCACCACCAAGGAATACGCGGAACTGGAATGGCCCCTCGCCATTCTGCTGGCCATTGTCTGGGTCACCTACGGTCTGGTGTTCTTCGGCACCATCACCAAGCGCAAGACCAAACACATCTACGTGGGTAACTGGTTCTACGGCGCGTTCATCGTCGTGACCGCGATGCTGCACATCGTCAACCACGCCTCGCTGCCGGTCAGCTTCTTCAAGTCCTACTCGGCCTATGCCGGTGCGACCGACGCGATGATCCAGTGGTGGTACGGCCACAACGCCGTGGGTTTCTTCCTGACCACCGGCTTCCTGGGGATGATGTACTACTTCGTGCCGAAACAGGCCGAACGTCCGATCTACTCCTATCGCCTGTCGATCGTGCACTTCTGGGCGCTGATCACCCTGTACATCTGGGCCGGCCCGCACCACCTGCACTACACCGCGCTGCCGGACTGGGCGCAATCGCTGGGCATGGCGATGTCGATCATCCTGCTGGCACCAAGCTGGGGCGGCATGATCAACGGCATGATGACCCTGTCGGGCGCCTGGCATAAGCTGCGCACCGACCCGATCCTGCGTTTCCTCGTGGTCTCCTTGGCGTTCTACGGCATGTCGACCTTCGAAGGTCCGATGATGGCGATCAAGACCGTCAACTCGCTCTCGCACTACACCGACTGGACCATCGGCCACGTACACGCCGGCGCGCTCGGCTGGGTAGCGATGATCTCGATCGGCGCGATCTACCACATGATCCCGAAACTGTTCGGCCGTGCGCAGATGCACAGCGTCGGTCTGATCAACGCGCACTTCTGGCTCGCGACCATCGGTACCGTGCTGTACATCGCTTCGATGTGGGTCAACGGCATCACTCAAGGCCTGATGTGGCGTGCAATCAACGACGACGGCACCCTCACCTACTCGTTCGTTGAAGCGCTGCAGGCCAGCCACCCTGGCTACATCGTTCGTGCCCTGGGCGGTGCGTTCTTCGCCAGCGGCATGTTCCTGATGGCCTACAACGTGTGGCGCACCGTTCGCGCCTCGGACCCGGCTGAAGCTGAAGCCGCCGCCAAGATCGCCGTAGTTGGAGCTCACTGA
- the ccoG gene encoding cytochrome c oxidase accessory protein CcoG codes for MSNQIPVHDVTPPNKNANNSVDLYASREKIYTRAFTGLFRNLRMMGGAALFLLYFGTVWLNWGGHQAVWWNLPERKFFIFGATFWPQDFILLSGLLIIAAFGLFFITVYAGRVWCGYTCPQSVWTWIFMWCEKVTEGDRNQRIKLDKAPMSANKFLRKFSKHALWLLIGFVTGMTFVGYFSPIRELVFEFFTGQADGWSYFWVGFFTLATYGNAGWLREQVCIYMCPYARFQSVMFDKDTLIVSYDPRRGESRGPRKKGVDYKAQGLGDCIDCTMCVQVCPTGIDIRDGLQIECIGCAACIDACDSIMDKMDYPRGLISYTTEHNLSGQKTHKLRPRLIGYAVVLLAMISLLVTAFFMRSLVGFDVSKDRVLYRENAEGRIENVYSLKIMNKDQRDHTYVLEAAGLPDLRLQGKREIKVPAGEIFSMPVELSSAPEQLPSSTNEVKFILKDADDDSVHVEAKSRFIGPQNR; via the coding sequence ATGAGTAATCAGATTCCGGTACACGACGTCACGCCCCCCAACAAGAACGCGAACAACAGCGTCGACCTTTACGCCTCTCGAGAAAAAATCTACACCCGTGCTTTCACCGGCCTGTTCCGCAATCTGCGGATGATGGGCGGCGCTGCCTTGTTCCTGTTGTATTTCGGAACGGTCTGGCTGAACTGGGGCGGCCATCAGGCGGTGTGGTGGAACCTGCCGGAACGCAAGTTCTTCATCTTCGGCGCGACCTTCTGGCCGCAGGATTTCATTCTGCTCTCGGGCCTGCTGATCATTGCCGCGTTCGGCCTGTTCTTCATCACGGTGTATGCCGGCCGGGTCTGGTGCGGCTATACCTGTCCGCAAAGCGTGTGGACATGGATTTTCATGTGGTGCGAGAAGGTCACCGAAGGCGACCGCAACCAGCGCATCAAGCTCGACAAGGCGCCGATGAGCGCCAACAAATTCCTGCGCAAATTCTCCAAGCACGCACTGTGGCTGCTGATCGGTTTCGTCACCGGCATGACCTTTGTCGGCTACTTCTCGCCGATCCGCGAACTGGTGTTCGAGTTCTTCACCGGCCAGGCCGATGGCTGGTCGTATTTCTGGGTCGGTTTCTTCACCCTCGCCACGTACGGCAACGCCGGTTGGCTGCGTGAGCAGGTGTGCATCTACATGTGTCCGTATGCGCGCTTCCAGAGCGTGATGTTCGACAAGGACACCCTGATCGTTTCCTACGACCCGCGTCGCGGCGAAAGCCGTGGCCCGCGCAAGAAAGGCGTCGACTACAAGGCTCAGGGCCTGGGCGACTGCATCGACTGCACCATGTGCGTCCAGGTTTGCCCGACCGGCATCGACATCCGCGACGGCCTGCAGATCGAGTGCATCGGCTGCGCCGCGTGCATCGACGCCTGTGACAGCATCATGGACAAAATGGATTACCCGCGCGGGCTGATCAGCTACACCACCGAACACAACCTGTCCGGCCAGAAGACCCATAAACTGCGTCCACGCCTGATCGGTTATGCCGTGGTGCTGCTGGCGATGATCAGTCTGCTGGTGACGGCCTTCTTCATGCGTTCGCTGGTAGGCTTCGACGTCAGCAAGGATCGTGTGCTGTACCGTGAAAACGCGGAAGGCCGGATCGAAAACGTCTACAGCCTGAAGATCATGAACAAGGATCAGCGCGACCACACTTACGTGCTGGAAGCCGCCGGATTGCCGGATCTGCGCCTGCAAGGCAAGCGCGAGATCAAGGTGCCGGCCGGGGAAATCTTCAGCATGCCGGTCGAGCTGTCGAGCGCGCCCGAACAACTGCCGTCGAGCACCAACGAGGTGAAATTCATCCTCAAGGATGCCGATGACGACAGCGTCCACGTAGAAGCCAAGAGCCGGTTCATCGGCCCACAAAATCGTTGA